The DNA region GGTGACGACGGTTAAGAAGGCAGCAAGTAGCACAATATCCACACAAACTTCTCCGGCCATGACGCCAATCTCGTTGATAAATCTTCACTGGAAGGCCAAGAGtcgtcagcagcagcaccaaccACCGACACTTCAGGAGGAGTTCATGTGCGGCGGCGATAGTGTGTCATCCATTAGAAATCTTTCGTCATTTAGTAGTAGTAATTTTTCACTTAGACGTAGCATTGGTCAATTCACAAATCCATATTCAAATCCGCCAGAGACAGCCAAAAAGGGTAAAGTGATCCGATCTACTTCAACGCCGCTTCAGGTGGACTATTCGATGATACCCAAGACTAAGGAAACGGTGACATTCAATGCATCTAGTTTGTATCATGAGGAATTGCCAAGTCCAGCGGTTCTGGAATCAAATAccatgcagcagcagcatcgcGCCTGGAAAGGTGGTGTAGGGTCGACGGCTGTTGGTCGTAATAAGATCACAGCGGTCACACCGCTGCGACAAGTCATGTCCAAGAGCATTCAGAAGGCCTTTGTGGAGCACGGAGGGATAATGACAGCAGCCTCATCGACGGCTCTTGTTCCACCGCCAGGCAGTCGCCTGCGTTTCGATTTAagtgataataataattccgCTAGCACTAGTCCTGCATTGGATTTACGTCTTTCGCCAGCCATGAGACGCACTCAAAGCGAAGCCACGTCGTCGACCACGGCGGCCCGGTCATCCACTATCAATGATCCCAGCACCGCTTCGTCGGTGATGAGGCAACAAATCCTAATGTCCGCCCAGAAATTAACCACTGAATCAATTATAATCACACGTAACTCACACGATGGGGGCAATGGATGCTCCACCGTCTACAATTCATGCGAGAGTGTGGAAATAATACAGACCACATCACAGACGGCAGAGGttcatcagcatcagcatcagcagcatcatcCACACCCGCCGATAACACCCATCACTCGTGTGCCGGGCGCCATGATCAATAAGAAGTTGATTAAATTTGAGACTCCGCAAAAGCATTCAAAAGATTTGCACAGTGATGACATTGATGAACCGATTAATAGAAGTAGCAAGGAAATATTTTACACTCCAAATCCGGATACGCCAAATGATAAATCGGATTCCTCGACCCGACGACCAAACATAATCCCACGGCAATTGAGTGGCCAATTCTCGCCGCGTAAATTGCCTGCATTGGAGCCACCACCATTGGATCGGCCACGCCGACGTCCACCGTTGCGAGAATGTCAGGCATTTAAATCGTTTAGCGACATATCCGTGGCAGCTATAACCCATGGAGAGACCAACGACGATGATGAAGAGGTCTTTTTACCCACTAACGCATCAACGCGTAATGACAGGACATCATCCGATCAGGGAATCGGTCGTCTATGGTCTCTAATGTCAACAGTCATGCGTTTGCCAGCGACCCGTGAGAAGGGCGATAAAGAGAATCAGAATCCAAATCCCCCGCCAGCTGCCGGTTCGCTATTACGTCGTTGTGCCTCCATAGCGGGCTCTTTTGTTCGTTCTCGAGCGGCGGCGGGGGAGTATGACAAGAAAAGGGATGAGGACGACGACGGTGGGGATATGCAAACATTGAAACGAAAACGCACCCAAACCCTGGATAGTCATCAATATGGCAGTACAAGTACCAGTACCAGTCCTTTGTCCCCACTTCCTGGCACTTCTTCGAAGCGCTATCGCATTCAGCCCAGGCGGCCCATTGAGCGCATGCGTCACCCTACATAGAAAattagttatttatttttctttattatcaTTTGTTTTTTCCAATTCTTGTCtctaaaatgaaatttttgtaatgcttgtaattttgtaatttgttaaaattaaatatatatttagttcATTTAATGTACAAAAAGCTGCTGcataaaattatttcaaaaaatggCGCCACCTGTtgtcatatgtatgtacatacatacatatctgaTAGAAGTACGGCAACGCCCAGGGCGCGAAATAAAAGTTAAGTTAATTGTACACTTAATCTTGGGACATACGATTAAGCAACATGACGCAGATCTCTGTTCCAAGTTTCCATGGCAGTTCTCATCGAGATCGGCGTAACAATGCTGACGGTGACGAGTTTGGAGACAAGCGACCTTTGACACCACCCATGCCCGAAGCTGGCAAGCTATGGATACATTGTAATAACTGTTTCAAGCAATACGCAGTTATAAAGATAGCAAAAAATGGAGGTGTTAATGGCCAGAACGAGGAAGTATTTTACTTATTGGCCTGCAAGCATATATGTTGCGATAAATGTGTGATAACCCGATTGGGAAGGACACCAAGCGATGCTCCCTATTTTGTGTGCTGCATCTGTCGCCAGACCGTGCGCGGGCGGAAGATTAACAACAGTTTGCCCGTCAATCTCAAGACATTCTTTCATCCGGCACCCTGGAGTTTAAGCTCCGACGAGGTTAAttcatttcaaatgaaaaatattcaacatttaaacaaatacaaaaacaagcTTGTGAGTTTATTGTAAACAATACAAGATTAATGTCATtacatatgcaaattttttacAGGAAAGTCAATTCGTCAAGGACGAGAACGATTTGGATTTGGCACGGAAAATCTGCCAACGTCATTGCATGACCAATCGCTTGCTTGTTGTAGAACGCCGGAAACAGGGCCAGCGTCTGCAACAACTTAAGACGGAATGCCGCATACGCCGTGATCGGTTGGCCCAAAAATCACCATCTTCTCGACGAGGTTCGTCTGAAAGATATGACAAGCGGCCACATTCCACGTCTATTATAAACAATAGACCTCAAACGAAGGCAGCTAGACGCCGTTCCATTACCTCTTTTGCCAATCCATCAAATATTTCATTCGACCTGTAAGTTCTTAGTTAAATAATAAATCTATTAACTGTTGgttaatttttctattaagATTGTCATTAATTTAGGCATTAATATGTTGATTGGGAAAAATAccattcaaattttgtggCTCAGCGAATTCACTTTAAATGGGCGAAAATGTTCAATTTGGCTGAGCGAATTCAGTGTGTCTGAGCAAGTTCGGTGTGGTTCGATTATTATCGAATATTCGATATTTGTCGGAGTTCGACTCTTTTACCTGATGTTGGTACTATTTTTCAAGATTTTTACTCTTTTGAACGAAGTTGGGGACTCTTTTGCATGAACTGCGCTCTTTTGTTGCATGCTCGATGCTTCCATCGAGTTGCGggcccccttgcaacatgttcaACACTGGCTAAAAGAAATTcgaatcgaaaaaaaaaattcccgTTCGTTTTTTTCGTCGAAGCATTTCAACGCGAACGGACGTGTTtgatctctttttttttttggttccgGACTAAAGtgtaaaaaagaagaagagagaaagaagtGTGCGGAGTGATAAGCCCAGGATATTAGCGGCTCgtatttaaagtaattaatatTAGCGTAGTTTTTTTGCAAAGTGTctttgcgtgtgtgtatgttggcGAGAAACATTACTTTGTTCAtattttgttggttgtttgttttttttgctttgcattaatttttaaagtgAGCGCGGGCAAATTGTTGATCGAGCGGTGGCGGAATTATTGTTGCGAATATGATTTAAACGTATTTCTCTGTCCATAGTGCATATAATTATAGCTTATTTTTAATTACGGTTATTTAATATATGTGTGAgcgtatatatatgtatgtttgtgtgtgttgcaATTTAATGAGGTAAAACGGAAAGGGAATAAAAAAACCGAAGAAAAGCGAGatacggaaataatgaaaatcaattttgattttttgacAAGTAAGGACAGGCAGGAATaggaagaaaaaccaaaaaaaaattcaaacttATAGGAATGCGAAAAAATGCACATAAAGATTTAAAAcaggtatatatatacttttttttgttttaaacggTCGAAGAGGACACATTTATTATTGTCAAATGGAGCtcacaataataacaataacaacatgTGATACCCCAGCTCAAATACGACCACCACTAGAGGGCATAtacgcacacatacactcgGTGAGACACAGTTACACTTGCGCTCTCTTGTTTAGGTCTGCTGTGTAAGAAGACAAGAACACTTGCGaagagtgagagtgagaaaaagtgtgtgtgtgtgtgcgacgGAGAGGGGAATAGAGGGATAGAACACATAGCGGACAGAGTAAACGCGCGAAGCTTATCTCTCTCTCGACTAAAACGATAAAAGCaatgcaaacacacacacacatagcgTCAATCTGCTGTTAAAAAGGTATaagaacaaaaaccaacaaaaggAACAAAGTAAGGAAGAAGAAATTAAAACAATCACATTTTTATTGAATGTTTTTACACATGTGCGTGAAAAAAATCCTTCAACatacacgcatacacacaaacacaaagatggcagagagacagaaaaacaaactcacattcacacacacaaacacacacaatacAATAACGTTCGGAGTTCGAGCACGTGTAATTTGTTGAGTTCTTCTTTTTAAATACGTCTCTTCACATTTTTCTTATAgtaatcaacaacaacaactacacgCAACTACAAatcataataaaaataatccCAAGtgcataacaacaacaacaaattaaaagaagacaaaaattacattatttGTCGCCTTTAaccaaataataattataaacgACATATAATATTAACTTCAAATACGACCAAAAAGAGGGGCAAAAGGCAATACAAGACGAATTCGACGAACgatataaacaacaacaagaacaaaatgtCTGCCACAATTGTGCAGAAATCGTCATcaactgttgttgttggtggtaaTTCGCATTATTTCGAGTGCGGCGGCGATTTATTTCAAACGgtaagttttcttttttaacacATTTTCCCTTTCATTCACacgcgtgtatgtgtgtgtgtgtgtgtgcatgccTCCTCTGTCACTgtcctttttttcttattgtagagagagacagagacaggtTAAAGTAGAAAGAGAATGTCATAGAAAGAAAGACGAAGGAAGAAAGCCTTTAAAGAAATTccttttctatatattttttggatTGAAACTTACTTACTTAAAACAACAATAGACGAAGGACGGACTTTGCGTTTGAGAATGTACGGaaacggcaaaaaaaaaactgagaTTTCATTctgaaaattccaaggtgttTGCAAAACAAGTTTCTCTCTTTAATCCAATTCTTTTggtaaaaattgttttaaacttTATGTTCTACAAAACTCGTGCGTTTGTTCAGTTTGATaaagtttcatttatttttcctatttgttttaataaatttcaaggACTAGTTAAAATTTACAAAGAGAtctattaatattatattaccATGTGTTATGTTAACTTATACTAAAGTACATATTTACgaaatttgttaaaatcaaatttttcgtttattgttgttgttggtgtgtgtatttttgtttCGTAATTTACTGATTTGCtgtagtattttttttattattattattgaaataattttttgattattttgtatttccGTTTAATTACACGTTTTTTGTGTCTCTTTTGTGTGTTCTTCCCCCGTTCTTCCGCACCTCTTCGTTCCTTAGTTGCACTGTTTTGGCATTTGTTAATGTTATTCTCCGTGAAGTATTTTAGCTGATTCATAATTATTTTGGTTGGTAAACACagatatacaaatatacatacatacatacatacatatgtgtgtgtatgtacgtatattttaaatacatacacacacacacacaaactttATATTGtatttgcaacatttttttttttaatggcgAAACCGAAAAAGTTGCCTgataaggaaaacaaaaattttgtcaGTTTAGTTAACTGTAAGTGACGTCGCTTTTAAAATACCCTCTCCATGTTATCGTTTAACTGTAAGTGCAATAGTAATCTGTCAACTACATACACAttgaaaaatgatttattgtttttgaaactctttttttttccatttgcctctttattttttttcaacgAACTTGGAGAAGGAGATGAGATGGCTAGGGGAGGGTTCGATGAAAGAGTATGATGAAGAAGAGAGGGAGGGTTACTTTTTCTCCCGTTTTCCTGTTCAATTTCATTCCTCCTTTACACCCACTCAAATTGTTGCATGTGGTCATGATcatgctaaaaaaaaaatgtatgtatgtacatatgtatttattagtaaatgtatgtgtgtgtgtttgactAGTGTGTGTGATGCGTGCGGAAAGTtagtggcagcagcagcagctgatgTTTGGTTGATCGACAACAAATTCGATTAAGTCAGTTCCGGGTTtgggattttttgtttttttttttttttgcttttgctttcatGCGAGAAAAGATGATGAAGGGGTTTGTGGAGAGGAGGGAGGCCAGGTGGAGGAGAGACAAAGCCAGTTTCAACAAATGAGCCAAGTTTAGCGCTCtttcgctgctgctgctgctccacttcaactgttgctgcttcttcttcgtttTCCTATTAAAATGCAGGGCCAAGTGGGGGGTCAAGTagaaacaaaacacaaaaaaaacaggGGCGAATAAACAACAATGACAACAGAATAAAAAACTACATTAACTCAGGTTGATGTCCGATAAAGTTAGAACTTTGCTTCTGTTGTATTTCCTCGAGCGATTATTATCGATTATCGATTGGCTCAAGtatttctgttgttttttttttttttacttcttttagGAGATTTGTGTAATCGGTTTGTCTTGGACCGTCTGTCCATTACgcagcgttttttttttttttttttcttgcagaGACCGCAACATTAataactacaacaacaaattgctgCCGAAAGCGAAAGGgcgcaacacacacacacagtcataCAATAGAAACTGCTgctgcagcaacaacacaacGATTCATGATCCGttgctttttgtttctcttttttcatCATTTGCTTGCttgctttctttctctctcgcacTTGTCTGTTGTCTTATTAAAATAGGCGACAAATTTGTCAATAAGATTAATTGGGTTAAGGAGAATAATAatggaaaataaattattttaaaaatatatttgtatcaTAAGTCTGCAGGAAGAAAAAGAGgcataaatttataaaaaaagagaatggtATTTGAAGAGTGACCCAAGAGTCAAAGGGGGGGGATTAACTCTCTTCTCCCTCTCGCTCACTGCATAttgaatatgtatgtacatacaatatgtatgtCTCACTGATATTTTTGTCGGGTGGGTCAACACCAACAGCTCGCAACTTTACATTTTTCgcataacttttttttgttttttttttttttggtttgcttgttgctttattgttattattatgaaATTAATATACACATTTGTACAGTATGTGAATATAAGTACATGCAGACATGAAGAAGTT from Drosophila willistoni isolate 14030-0811.24 chromosome XL unlocalized genomic scaffold, UCI_dwil_1.1 Seg141, whole genome shotgun sequence includes:
- the LOC6648821 gene encoding mitosis initiation protein fs(1)Ya isoform X1; translation: MSILNLNGFYTRPPNEAKCHICKRIFCCGKCRQKHEFANHAIAVSEPLNNDDMSDPQDRAPTRTIYVFCPICQRKPLMLRDEAIYSELLEHIENEHLPLRCRKCLKTYTKIEDLREFSKCVDIEQNCSTSSCSTEDASKVTVTTVKKAASSTISTQTSPAMTPISLINLHWKAKSRQQQHQPPTLQEEFMCGGDSVSSIRNLSSFSSSNFSLRRSIGQFTNPYSNPPETAKKGKVIRSTSTPLQVDYSMIPKTKETVTFNASSLYHEELPSPAVLESNTMQQQHRAWKGGVGSTAVGRNKITAVTPLRQVMSKSIQKAFVEHGGIMTAASSTALVPPPGSRLRFDLSDNNNSASTSPALDLRLSPAMRRTQSEATSSTTAARSSTINDPSTASSVMRQQILMSAQKLTTESIIITRNSHDGGNGCSTVYNSCESVEIIQTTSQTAEVHQHQHQQHHPHPPITPITRVPGAMINKKLIKFETPQKHSKDLHSDDIDEPINRSSKEIFYTPNPDTPNDKSDSSTRRPNIIPRQLSGQFSPRKLPALEPPPLDRPRRRPPLRECQAFKSFSDISVAAITHGETNDDDEEVFLPTNASTRNDRTSSDQGIGRLWSLMSTVMRLPATREKGDKENQNPNPPPAAGSLLRRCASIAGSFVRSRAAAGEYDKKRDEDDDGGDMQTLKRKRTQTLDSHQYGSTSTSTSPLSPLPGTSSKRYRIQPRRPIERMRHPT
- the LOC6648821 gene encoding mitosis initiation protein fs(1)Ya isoform X2, with translation MSILNLNGFYTRPPNEAKCHICKRIFCCGKCRQKHEFANHAIARKPLMLRDEAIYSELLEHIENEHLPLRCRKCLKTYTKIEDLREFSKCVDIEQNCSTSSCSTEDASKVTVTTVKKAASSTISTQTSPAMTPISLINLHWKAKSRQQQHQPPTLQEEFMCGGDSVSSIRNLSSFSSSNFSLRRSIGQFTNPYSNPPETAKKGKVIRSTSTPLQVDYSMIPKTKETVTFNASSLYHEELPSPAVLESNTMQQQHRAWKGGVGSTAVGRNKITAVTPLRQVMSKSIQKAFVEHGGIMTAASSTALVPPPGSRLRFDLSDNNNSASTSPALDLRLSPAMRRTQSEATSSTTAARSSTINDPSTASSVMRQQILMSAQKLTTESIIITRNSHDGGNGCSTVYNSCESVEIIQTTSQTAEVHQHQHQQHHPHPPITPITRVPGAMINKKLIKFETPQKHSKDLHSDDIDEPINRSSKEIFYTPNPDTPNDKSDSSTRRPNIIPRQLSGQFSPRKLPALEPPPLDRPRRRPPLRECQAFKSFSDISVAAITHGETNDDDEEVFLPTNASTRNDRTSSDQGIGRLWSLMSTVMRLPATREKGDKENQNPNPPPAAGSLLRRCASIAGSFVRSRAAAGEYDKKRDEDDDGGDMQTLKRKRTQTLDSHQYGSTSTSTSPLSPLPGTSSKRYRIQPRRPIERMRHPT
- the LOC6648822 gene encoding RING finger protein vilya yields the protein MTQISVPSFHGSSHRDRRNNADGDEFGDKRPLTPPMPEAGKLWIHCNNCFKQYAVIKIAKNGGVNGQNEEVFYLLACKHICCDKCVITRLGRTPSDAPYFVCCICRQTVRGRKINNSLPVNLKTFFHPAPWSLSSDEVNSFQMKNIQHLNKYKNKLESQFVKDENDLDLARKICQRHCMTNRLLVVERRKQGQRLQQLKTECRIRRDRLAQKSPSSRRGSSERYDKRPHSTSIINNRPQTKAARRRSITSFANPSNISFDL